A DNA window from Oryzias latipes chromosome 5, ASM223467v1 contains the following coding sequences:
- the LOC101156401 gene encoding bromodomain and PHD finger-containing protein 3 gives MRKVKTWECKTVLTNVNMGRGRGRGRGRGRGSSSHLRPPSPYRLQLSPSRETLTYAQAQKIVEVDLDGRLHRINISDPLPVITEDEMMAQDIVECNSNKENSEQTQSKSRSWRKPSNSKSRKSAKSTCDQNRRSGLQQHTGSNYSSSHQSPLPEPTFQVLTSVSLSEAPPLPAAYYRYIEKSGEELDNVAEYDMDEEDLAWLEMVNQKRVSDGHASVSPNTFELLIDRLERESILESRSQALSQNSVDEDAFCCVCLDDECLNSNVILFCDICNLAVHQECYGVPYVPEGQWLCRCCLQSPSRPVDCVLCPNRGGAFKQTSDGRWAHVVCAIWIPEVCFANTVFLEPIEGVKNIPPARWKLTCYLCKQKGRGASIQCHKANCYRAFHVTCAQKAGLFMKIDPVRETGVNGTTFSVKKTAFCEHHSPVGSRRDGSVDESVEGRLVGGRGNRGQRSYTQSTPSPPNKKTVKGQKKKNAKGCGSTRRSSIPVLLVPQIPSHRLNKICTGVEVQRKNQFMQRLHNYWLLKRQSRNGMPLIRRLHSHLQAHKTAEQREPDEKLSAAREELRYWQKLRQDLERARLLVELIRKRERLKREQMKIQQAVLELKLTPALTLLRYTLDQLQEKDTAKIFSQPVNLSEVPDYLEFISQPMDLSTMRTKLEGHAYCSVADLEKDFNLMISNCLKYNSKDTMFHKTALQLQEVGGAILRHAHRQSQSIGLDPSTGMHLPEAPNKHGFYQCTWDDVDTLLDPDNRVHLTTDEQLKALLDKLDMVTSMRTSGGRTKRIRLLRKEINALRQKISQHQQNAPSGNRSNGNNEGKDGEHDEKEVKTKGKKKGKANTNEGLLSKASNFGTDDSPPVLELSCPVSSPLPGDAPLEPPVLGIVTGGQRSPGRSYKRQRSSRSGSRSQGEDEAEIGETPSSQPEAVHEVTPLGKPPTGPPVGVGRRTSVLFKKAKNGARMVKNKPLPLQNGKTSEAKPNRTDSTSSSPNVPRVNSITALPPTLNAPPSSHHLRSRGPSSESEPDKPPPPPRGQGLTNGKHSSADQDEEEEEDDDSNLTVSPPKRSRGKPALAKVPSKENGDVAESGKSTLLSLDSETELSPLDLVWAKCRGYPSYPAMIVDPDMPQEGLLHNGIPIPVPPVEVLKLGESRETEEDQKLFLVLFFDTKRTWQWLPRSKLLPLGMDDTVDKLRLMEGKKPSVRKSVHTAYDRAIVHLNHVRGNLNFTPSNFI, from the exons ATGCGGAAGGTGAAGACGTGGGAATGCAAGACAGTCCTCACTAACGTCAACATGGGAAGGGGTCgaggcagaggaagaggaaggggcaGGGGATCGTCCAGTCATCTGAGGCCACCCTCACCCTACAGACTACAACTCTCTCCATCCAGGGAGACCTTGACTTATGCCCAGGCTCAGAAAATAGTCGAAGTGGACTTGGATGGAAGGCTCCACCGGATCAACATTTCCGACCCTCTGCCGGTCATTACAGAGGATGAGATGATGGCTCAGGATATTGTTGAGTGCAACAGCAACAAGGAGAACAGCGAGCAGACGCAGAGTAAGAGCAGGTCGTGGCGGAAACCTTCAAACAGTAAAAGCAGGAAGAGCGCTAAAAGTACATGTGATCAGAACCGGCGGTCGGGGTTACAGCAGCACACTGGATCGAATTATTCCTCGTCTCACCAAAGCCCTTTGCCTGAGCCCACCTTTCAAGTTCTGACTTCAGTTTCACTGTCAGAGGCTCCTCCTCTCCCAGCAGCCTACTACCGTTACATAGAAAAGTCTGGGGAGGAGCTGGACAATGTTGCAGAGTACGACATGGACGAGGAGGACTTGGCCTGGCTGGAGATGGTAAATCAGAAGCGAGTGTCTGATGGTCACGCGTCTGTATCACCAAACACTTTTGAACTTCTAATTGACCGCCTGGAGAGGGAATCCATCTTGGAGTCCCGCAGCCAGGCCTTGTCCCAGAATTCGGTTGACGAAGATGCTTTCTGCTGTGTTTGCCTGGATGACGAATGTCTCAACAGTAACGTCATCCTGTTCTGCGATATTTGCAACTTGGCCGTCCACCAGGAGTGCTACGGCGTCCCCTACGTACCCGAAGGACAGTGGCTTTGCCGCTGCTGCCTGCAGTCCCCCTCTCGCCCTGTAGACTGTGTACTCTGTCCCAACCGAGGAGGTGCCTTCAAACAAACTAGTGACGGACGGTGGGCCCATGTCGTCTGCGCCATATGGATCCCAGAGGTGTGCTTCGCTAACACGGTTTTCTTGGAGCCCATTGAAGGGGTGAAGAACATCCCCCCTGCTCGCTGGAAGCTCACCTGCTACCTGTGTAAGCAGAAAGGCAGGGGGGCATCTATTCAGTGCCACAAAGCCAACTGTTACAGGGCTTTCCACGTCACCTGCGCTCAAAAGGCGGGGCTGTTCATGAAGATCGATCCGGTTCGAGAAACGGGGGTGAACGGCACCACCTTCTCCGTGAAGAAGACTGCTTTCTGTGAGCACCACTCGCCTGTCGGGTCCCGGAGAGACGGGTCGGTAGACGAGTCCGTGGAGGGGAGGCTGGTGGGAGGGAGGGGCAACCGAGGTCAGAGGTCGTACACACAAAGTACCCCCTCCCCACCAAACAAAAAGACAGTCAAGGGCCAGAAAAAGAAGAACGCTAAAGGATGCGGCTCAACACGTCGCTCATCCATCCCTGTGCTGCTCGTACCACAAATCCCTTCTCACAG GTTAAATAAGATCTGCACAGGAGTTGAAGTCCAAAGGAAAAACCAGTTCATGCAGAGGCTTCATAACTACTGGTTACTGAAACGACAGTCTCGGAACGGCATGCCTTTAATACGCCGCCTTCACTCTCACCTGCAGGCGCACAAGACAGCCGAACAG AGGGAGCCTGACGAGAAGCTAAGTGCTGCTAGAGAGGAGCTGCGATACTGGCAGAAGCTGAGGCAAGACCTGGAAAGAGCCCGGCTTCTGGTTGAACTCATCCGCAAGAGGGAGAGGCTGAAGAGAGAGCAG ATGAAAATCCAGCAGGCTGTCCTTGAGCTGAAGTTGACTCCTGCACTGACGCTTCTGCGATATACTTTGGACCAACTACAAGAAAAAGACACGGCCAAGATCTTCTCTCAGCCTGTCAATCTATCAGAG GTCCCAGATTACCTGGAGTTTATATCCCAGCCCATGGACCTGTCCACCATGCGCACCAAACTGGAGGGACACGCCTATTGCTCCGTTGCAGACTTGGAGAAAGACTTCAACCTCATGATTTCTAACTGTCTCAAATACAACTCCAAGGACACCATGTTCCACAAAACAGCTTTACAGCTGCAGGAGGTGGGTGGGGCCATCCTGCGCCACGCCCACAGGCAGTCCCAGAGCATTGGGCTGGACCCCAGCACTGGCATGCACCTGCCAGAGGCCCCGAACAAGCACGGCTTCTACCAGTGCACGTGGGATGACG TTGATACTCTTTTGGATCCTGACAACAGAGTCCACTTGACTACAGATGAGCAGCTCAAGGCCTTACTGGATAAACTGGACATGGTGACCTCCATGCGCACTAGCGGGGGACGCACCAAGCGCATCAGGCTGCTGCGCAAAGAAATCAACGCTCTGAGACAGAAGATCAGCCAGCATCAGCAGAACGCTCCGTCTGGGAACCGGAGCAACGGCAACAATGAAGGAAAAGACGGAGAGCATGACGAGAAGGAAGTGAAGacaaagggaaagaaaaaaggaaaagcaaacaCGAATGAAGGGCTTCTGAGTAAAGCGTCAAACTTTGGGACAG ATGACAGTCCTCCGGTGCTGGAGCTCAGCTGCCCGGTGTCGTCGCCTCTGCCGGGGGATGCCCCTCTGGAGCCCCCCGTCTTGGGAATAGTAACGGGAGGGCAGCGGTCGCCTGGGCGTTCCTACAAACGTCAGAGGTCATCCCGCAGTGGCAGCAGAAGTCAAGGCGAAGACGAGGCGGAAATAGGGGAGACGCCCTCTTCCCAACCAGAGGCTGTCCATGAAGTCACACCGCTGGGCAAGCCCCCCACCGGGCCTCCTGTCGGTGTGGGGCGCCGCACGTCAGTTCTCTTCAAGAAAGCTAAAAACGGGGCACGAATGGTCAAAaataagcccctcccactgcaGAATGGGAAGACTTCGGAAGCAAAACCCAATAGGACGGACAGCACCTCCTCCAGTCCAAATGTACCACGTGTGAACAGCATCACCGCCTTACCTCCTACCCTGAATGCCCCCCCTTCCTCACACCACCTGAGATCCAGAGGCCCCAGCAGTGAGAGTGAACCTGACAaaccccctccaccccccagAGGACAAG GACTGACGAATGGAAAACACAGCTCTGCAGaccaggatgaagaggaggaggaggatgatgacTCAAACCTCAC CGTCTCCCCTCCAAAGCGTAGCAGAGGTAAACCGGCGTTGGCTAAAGTTCCCAGCAAAGAGAACGGAGACGTCGCCGAGTCCG GAAAGTCTACACTCCTGTCTTTAGATAGTGAGACTGAACTTTCCCCGCTGGACTTAGTTTGGGCAAAATGTAGAGGATATCCTTCATACCCAGCGATG ATTGTAGATCCAGACATGCCTCAGGAAGGACTCCTCCACAACGGCATCCCCATTCCAGTGCCTCCTGTGGAAGTGCTCAAACTGGGCGAAAGCAGGGAAACAGAGGAAGACCAGAAGCTCTTCCTGGTGCTCTTCTTTGACACTAAACGGACCTG GCAGTGGCTTCCCCGCAGCAAGCTGCTGCCGCTGGGGATGGACGACACCGTCGACAAGCTCCGCCTCATGGAAGGGAAGAAGCCCAGCGTCCGCAAGTCTGTCCACACTGCATACGATCGGGCCATAGTGCATTTAAACCACGTGAGAGGAAATCTTAACTTCACTCCCTCCAATTTTatatga
- the tcta gene encoding T-cell leukemia translocation-altered gene protein has translation MAEPWDFEFMSRIADSCLSFLYEFVDDWLANDMRVFIFKILLSWLIFSLIAIHFAWKIYGSTVNNMYYRQGSGQNGGTPDASPHLSSWESNAGDNLKTHRD, from the exons ATGGCGGAGCCGTGGGATTTTGAGTTCATGTCCCGCATCGCTGACAGCTGCCTGTCGTTCCTCTACGAGTTTGTGGATGACTGGCTGGCTAACGACATGAgagtatttattttcaaaatcttGCTCAGCTGGTTAATTTTTAGTCTGATTGCGATCCACTTTGCATGGAAAATATATGGAAGTACAGTAAACAACATGTATTATCGACAGG GAAGTGGACAGAACGGAGGCACACCTGATGCGTCTCCTCACCTGAGCAGCTG GGAAAGTAACGCTGGGGACAATCTCAAGACTCACCGGGATTGA
- the glyctk gene encoding glycerate kinase codes for MARVLSLFRPQPVLALVSRYKPASCNMSMDSRVREVFAAAVEAVQPDAVVRQSVERKDDSVAIGGRRFTLKHNLHLVGFGKAVLGMAAEVERMMGDHLVDGVISVPHGIQQTMRQHGKSHLLPKENGQIEVMEGAKHNLPDEDALRAAEKIKQLAKRLTEKDLLLVLISGGGSALLPAPLPPVSLQEKLDVTRRLAAAGATIQELNTVRRALSVLKGGGLAKYAHPAQVVALILSDVIGDPLDLIASGPTVRSEVWPEEILSILERYKLLHCIPTSVKDVIQRQSRKDNVDESDTAGHVQNVVIGSNSTALERARLRARELGFHPVVLSPGVCGDVRSVSKLYGLLTLFACSPEEPPAEVAAEVLALGPEVGVASWDLCRTMRELGERRRAAAGGLAATCLLAGGEPTVELTGKGRGGRNQELALRVGLEWRGLELPPNGPIFLSGGTDGQDGPTEAAGAVTDAGLYAEAQAQGLDIEKFLINNDSYTFFSSLSSGKHLLVPGLTCTNVMDVHVLLFPSTFSNKG; via the exons ATGGCCCGCGTCCTGTCCCTGTTCCGACCTCAGCCTGTCCTGGCTCTTGTGAGCCGGTACAAACCGGCCTCGTGCAATATGTCCATGGACTCCCGGGTACGGGAGGTCTTCGCGGCAGCAGTGGAAGCCGTGCAGCCAGACGCGGTGGTCCGGCAGAGTGTAGAACGCAAAGACGACTCCGTTGCCATCGGCGGTCGCAGATTTACACTGAAGCACAACCTGCATCTGGTGGGTTTTGGGAAAGCTGTCCTGGGAATGGCCGCTGAGGTGGAGAGGATGATGGGGGATCATTTAGTGGATGGAGTCATCAGTGTACCTCATGGGATACAGCAGACGATGCGGCAGCATGGAAAAAG ccatttgctgccCAAAGAAAATGGTCAAATTGAAGTCATGGAGGGAGCTAAGCACAACCTACCTGATGAGGACGCCCTGAGGGCAGCTGAGAAGATTAAGCAGTTGGCCAAAAGATTGACAGAGAAAGACTTGCTGCTTGTTCTcatttcag GTGGAGGCTCTGCGCTGCTACCTGCACCACTTCCACCGGTCTCATTGCAGGAGAAGCTTGATGTTACACGCAGACTTGCTGCTGCAGGGGCAACTATTCAGGAACTCAACACTGTACGCCGGGCTCTTTCTGTGTTAAAAGGGGGAGGGCTGGCAAAGTATGCTCACCCTGCACAG GTTGTTGCACTGATACTGTCTGATGTGATCGGGGACCCACTTGACTTGATAGCCAGCGGCCCCACGGTGAGGAGCGAGGTGTGGCCCGAGGAAATCCTGTCCATCCTCGAGCGCTACAAGCTTCTACATTGCATTCCGACATCAGTGAAAGACGTGATTCAGAGGCAGAGTCGCAAAGACAACGTTGACGAATCGGACACGGCGGGACACGTTCAGAATGTTGTGATTGGCTCCAACAGCACGGCTCTCGAGAGAGCGCGCCTTCGTGCTCGGGAGCTGGGCTTCCATCCCGTCGTGCTTTCACCAGGAGTGTGTGGCGACGTCAGGTCCGTCTCCAAACTTTACGGCCTGCTGACTCTCTTTGCCTGTTCCCCCGAGGAACCGCCTGCAGAGGTCGCCGCTGAGGTGCTGGCGCTGGGGCCAGAGGTCGGTGTGGCGAGCTGGGACTTATGTCGCACCATGCGGGAACTGGGGGAAAGAAGACGCGCAGCCGCAGGGGGATTGGCTGCCACCTGCTTATTAGCTGGAGGGGAGCCCACCGTGGAGCTGACGGGAAAAGGTCGAGGAGGTCGTAACCAGGAGCTGGCTCTGCGAGTGGGACTGGAGTGGAGAGGCCTGGAGCTCCCACCTAATGGCCCCATTTTTCTGAGTGGTGGCACTGATGGTCAAGATGGACCCACTGAGGCAGCGGGGGCCGTCACTGATGCTGGCTTATATGCTGAAGCTCAAGCGCAGGGGCTGGACATCGAGAAATTCCTCATCAACAATGATTCCTACACCTTTTTCTCCAGCCTTTCAAGCGGAAAGCACCTGCTAGTACCTGGATTAACTTGTACAAATGTCATGGATGTACATGTGCTTCTGTTCCCATCTACTTTTAGTAATAAAGGATAA
- the LOC101170997 gene encoding vacuolar fusion protein MON1 homolog B produces MDADTLQEGEEQPMRNCAPPSDSEAPVGILAPSLPLLRNHTTPEPTGRHDFVSVDEDQISSLDPSGDTKVELHSDAGPSSKLDSEETDSPSCQRSVSTPPSGREDVPTDPDQSDSGEFVVTMLAKAKLEEQGIGVKGRSSPLIEAGIQEASALASHRDEDVTADSWRQHRKHVFVLSEAGKPIYSRYGSEEALSSTMGVMMALVSFVQSGDNIIRSVYTEEHTVVFLQKGPLVLVCVSSSCQSEQQLRGELLYVYYQIISMLTQASISRIFEHKKNYDLRRLLAGSEKILDGLLNLVDSDPSFLLAAVHCLPLVSSLRDSLSQILQKAITPNLVFSILIAKNQLLTIVQEKTVIEDVRLEPADVHLLLNLIGASSAFQAGEIWTPICLPLFNPDCYFYAYISYLDPPECTVCLLLLSTDKEAFYAVAECKRKIEEAMTAQNSLSLIAKAQSYSVSQVGVSDLRHFMYKPFDVPDNYRQLTQFTSPEMEAPYCSDEEKMRLLDLYRYMHSRIHSTSRPLKLIYHVAEKETLLAWVTSKFELYTCFNPLVTKACAITAITKLLRWIKKEEDRLFIRYPPKYSTTPNPSKSSKSSKSEQQDSADNGLSLL; encoded by the exons ATGGACGCAGACACTCTACAAGAGGGAGAAGAGCAGCCAATGAGGAACTGTGCTCCACCATCTGACAGCGAAGCACCTG TTGGCATTTTGGCACCTTCCCTCCCCCTCTTGAGAAACCACACGACTCCAGAACCAACGGGGAGACATGACTTTGTTTCAGTTGACGAGGACCAGATCAGCAGCTTGGATCCGTCTGGTGACACAAAGGTGGAGCTCCATTCAGATGCCGGGCCGTCTTCAAAGTTAGACTCTGAGGAGACCGACAGCCCCTCGTGTCAGAGGAGCGTCTCCACCCCTCCATCCGGCAGAGAGGATGTTCCCACCGACCCCGACCAGAGTGACTCTGGGGAGTTTGTTGTCACGATGCTGGCCAAAGCCAAGCTAGAGGAGCAGGGCATCGGTGTAAAGGGCCGATCTTCTCCCTTAATCGAGGCAGGAATCCAGGAAGCGTCTGCGCTCGCATCCCATCGCGATGAGGACGTGACAGCCGACAGCTGGCGGCAGCACAGGAAGCACGTCTTTGTTCTTAGTGAGGCTGGCAAACCCATCTACTCGCGGTACGGCAGTGAGGAGGCGCTTTCCTCCACTATGGGAGTCATGATGGCGCTCGTGTCTTTTGTCCAAAGTGGAGATAATATTATTCGTTCTGTCTACACAG AGGAGCACACGGTGGTGTTTCTGCAGAAAGGCCCCCTCGTGCTGGTGTGCGTCTCCAGCAGCTGTCAGTCCGAGCAGCAGCTTCGCGGAGAGCTCCTTTACGTGTACTACCAGATCATCAGCATGCTCACGCAGGCCAGCATTTCCCGCATCTTCGAGCACAAGAAGAACTACGACCTCAGACGACTCCTGGCCGGCTCAGAGAAGATCCTGGACGGTCTCCTCAACCTGGTGGACTCCGATCCCAGCTTTTTGCTTGCAGCGGTGCATTGCCTGCCCCTAGTGTCGTCTCTCAGGGACTCCCTCAGCCAGATCCTGCAGAAAGCCATCACGCCCAATTTGGTTTTCTCCATCCTCATTGCCAAGAACCAGCTGCTCACCATAGTCCAAGAAAAGACTGTGATCGAGGACGTGAGGCTGGAGCCGGCCGACGTTCACCTACTGCTTAACCTCATCGGAGCCTCGTCTGCCTTCCAGGCCGGAGAGATCTGGACTCCCATCTGCCTCCCTCTCTTTAACCCGGACTGTTACTTCTACGCATATATTTCTTATCTTGATCCCCCAGAATGCACTGTGTGTTTGCTGCTGCTTTCGACAGACAAGGAGGCTTTCTACGCTGTAGCTGAGTGCAAGAGGAAGATAGAGGAGGCCATGACAGCCCAGAACTCGCTAAGCCTCATCGCCAAAGCCCAGTCATACAGCGTGAGCCAGGTCGGCGTTTCCGACCTCCGGCATTTCATGTATAAACCCTTCGACGTGCCAGACAACTACCGGCAGCTCACTCAGTTCACCAG CCCGGAGATGGAGGCTCCTTACTGCAGCGACGAGGAGAAAATGCGTCTCCTGGATCTGTATCGGTACATGCACAGCCGCATTCACAGCACCTCACGGCCGCTCAAACTCATCTACCACGTCGCTGAGAAGGAAACCTTGCTGGCCTGG GTAACCAGTAAATTTGAGCTGTACACCTGCTTCAACCCCCTGGTGACCAAAGCCTGCGCCATCACCGCCATCACCAAACTTCTAAGATGGATTAAGAAGGAGGAGGACCGCCTCTTCATCCGATACCCCCCAAAGTATTCCACTACTCCAAACCCCAGCAAGAGCTCTAAAAGCAGCAAATCGGAGCAGCAGGACTCTGCAGATAATGGCTTGTCTCTTCTGTAA